The sequence below is a genomic window from Hippocampus zosterae strain Florida chromosome 15, ASM2543408v3, whole genome shotgun sequence.
ATAGTAAACAGAACAATGACTTGACACGTCGTGTATTTGCAATACAACAACCAACACACATCTATGTTGCAGTGCTTTATGCCGTCAAACAATGGAGTGAACAAAAATGGTGCAACAAAATATGGAGACAGACAATACAAGAGAACACACCTCTTATTGGAACGACTAATATTAGTGCTGCAGTGATAAGCTCAGAGAGTTGAGTTGAAtaatgtctgtgtgtatgtCTTCCATTGCCTTCGGGTGGCCAAGATGGGCCCAACAGAACAATAGCCATTCCATTGATGCAGTGTGAGCAAAACTATTTCCTTCTTTCTAATTGTATAATGACTGTATGTTAAGTACAATATTATGCAGAGGTGTTATTCCTCATTAAAATACACATgacgtttttcttttaatgtggaTCAGATCAATTTTTCTCCATAGTTTCctatgaggaagaaaaaaaaaagggttgcgAAATATTAACCGAGACCACCATAGCAAGTCAGGACGTGAAACATAGCACACAGAGTTGACAATGTCACACTAATGTCCCATGCGAGCCGTCCTCTTGCCACATGCCATCAACGCCGCGCAACTCTCACCGCATCCAAATAGGGCCAATTTGCGTGCGATTCTATTCTCGGCTTTCCACATACCTCTCAGTGGCACTCTCGCTTGCTTTATAAGAGCGCTGCAGCCTGGGCGCTGGTTTGGCACAAGACTTCCCAGAGCAGGACATGTAAAAGGCACAAATAATAGCCAGTAAGTATTATGATATGACACTGAATTGAGACTTAATTGTGTGTGGAAAATAAAGCAATCAAGTCCAAATCTTaccacccccccacaaaaaaggtGGCAAACTAAccattattttttgctttggaaATAAAACACTTGAATACTTGATGCTTTGAATATGTTATAATCTGTAGGTGTCCTCCATGGCCTTgcttcatgatgatgatgatgatgatgatgtatggAATACACAACTTAATGATAAGAGCCACACACTGCAGGTGAGATGCTAAAAACCTTCTTTTCCTGCAGgcatagacagacagacagtcagacagatagatagaaagACGgatagacagctagctagctcgctagatAGAGTGATAGATCGATAATGTAGATTACAGAATttgtaatatatactgtatatctatatatataggtatatatattacaaattctgtaatatatatatatactttttgtatTATACAGTATTGTATCTTGTGCTaatgattttgttgtgttttaaatAACTTGCTCATGATTAGATTGACAAtttaatcatgtaaaaaaaatatgactaagcaattattacttttatttggaaaaaaaacatttacagcaaACACTGgggcttttcaaaaaaaaaagttcaacttcTCATAAGATTTTGATtcatccaaaataaaataaaagaaaaatgttagTCCAAAACTAAAACATTCTAGCAAAAAATACACCTTctcataaaattcaaaatttgtaAATTCAAAATGAACTCTGTCTgtagaaaatacatttgaagaaATACTGTTTATggaaaaatctcttttttttttaagtaagatTATGACTTTTACTTGAAGCAAAATTCCTTTAAATCGATGGCAACTACAGTGAAGAAGACTTATCGTATATTGTCACCAATACTATATTATACTCTATATAAATCATGAGTGTATATTTTGATTTAATACTTGCAGTCTGCCCTTTTTTGTGACACAAATGCCGCCGCTCCTTTCCACCATGTATGGCGGGCTCGACTGTATTTTTGGTGGCTGCTACAGGACGACTGACGTGAGGGCACGTCGAGTTGTCACCTTAACCAGCCTTCGCTCCCCCTCAACCCGGCAACCGACCCGTGGTCCGGtggcatgtttttaaaataactcCCTCTCTCCTGACACCTCAGGCACTTGGCCCGAATTGAAAATGTCAGGCCAGCTGCCATCGACTCGAGAGATGGCACGCCAACACCCACACCCCCTCAAACATATCACAAGACCCACTTCAAAAGTTTTGGTTACATACTGCATGTGCTGAGGAATAGACGTCCCATACATTTTGTTCCATCTGCGGATTGTATTCAACACCACCTAATTTCTGGTTTAGCACACTTCAATATTGGCAATAATTCAAGCAATTTTAATACGTCGATTTCTGAGTTTTTCAagatggggaagaaaaaaagtgatttccTATTTAATTTGTATATTATAACTTTATATTAATATGAGTATAATAATATAAACCATTCAAAATGTGATGATATATGATAAATCAaacataaaatatgtattttttcacgCTGGCaggaaaaatgtttgaaaaaaatatttgttccaGATTATTAATCATGATCATAAATGATTATGTTCATAGAGGACCAAAATACAGCAACAGCACTTACACTTGTTTATGTGCGTTTGTGTTTGACAAACACACATGTCATGTTTATGTTGCCTTTAAGGTCCACTTTGAAGAAATATAACTTCCAGACAATTACCTTTTGAAATTTTAGTCAATGAAAATGTTCGTAGTAGTTTTATTGCATTGGGCGCGTTCAATGCGGTCAAAGTGCAGCAGttgtgttacaaaaaaaaaaagaaaaaatcaacatcaaggttaaaaaaagaattgttaCGATTTATACGTTTATCTGATCTGTCATCTCGGAAATGAGCGCGACCGAGTGAAAAGGACAACAGGAAACAGACTGGAGTGCTTTGTTGTCTTTATGCGTTTTCAGTTTGACAAACGTGTACAGCAACATGTACACATGTATGTTCATTCGACCCATGCCGAAGCAGGACGGcttatctttttcttttccagacAGAGTGTTATAAAAGACGCATGTGTGCTGCTCGGCACAACTACACATTCTATAAGGCGTACGTGTCATCAAAATGGTCGTCGTTATTTACATTATCTATACACAAGTTCCTCCCAGCCACCATCCTGCTGTGGAGAGACAAAATCAGATGTCAGTGCTgaagaatgaataaatatgattcaaatgtcaacaaaaaaaaaaatgagcagaaATATCATCGTGATGAACGTACCTATGAGTTGTTGAGGAGGGTGTTCTGGATGCTTTCAAACACGACAGAGTAGATGTCGTCTTTTGACATCATTCCATCGAGGTACTCTGTATCGGGAAATTCAGCGGTGAGCCAGCTTTTAGAATGTCGGAAAGGCTGCAAACAAGTCTCGCTCGCATTTGGGGCAAAAGAAGCACTGCCCCACCAGATATGCACTTGCGTACCAAACAATAAAATGGTCTAAAATGGTCCATTCTCTGCTCTTTTGGGAAGCGGAGCCCTCAGCTAATGtctcatgtttgtttttcttaataGGCTCAGGAGCACAAATGATGGAGCCCTACGAAGTCTGGCAGGTAACAAAGGACTACGAAACCAGACCGGGGATAGATTTGGTTTGTCAATTTTACTCTGCCTGTCAACTTGCAGACTAAAAGAATTCATCAGGTTGACTACACATTGTGGGGTTTTACATGAGATCTTTGTAGTTCAATGTCTCGCCAATAAAACTAACTTTGCAACTTATTCTCATAAATAGTCCAACACGACATATCTTGGAATAGTTAACTACATTTGTATTATTGTCAATGTATTTATATTATGTcttctgttgtattattgttgTTCTATGTAAAACATCAATTAGCATGCCTTTTATTTCCAAATCTTACgctattaaatttttttaactacccaatatttttgtttttttgtcccattATCTTAACGAGTTTAACATAGCAGCCTATCCTGTAAGTAGCTAATCAGGCGAGCATACTAGGTTGCGTATATTGTCGAGTagtttacttttattatttatttagattCTAAATTTAGGCCTGTCCTCTTATCCAAGATAGTTTGGCTAGCAGGCTAACTTAGCAGCCTATTCTTTCCTGTTCAGTGTTAGCTAAACTTTACAGCTAGCCTTGCTTCAGTAGGATTAAGCTTTCTATATTTTACTTATGTCGCTTGCGTGTTCTTTTATTCTAAAATAGTTGTCCTTTTCTCGTCCAGCTAGTTTTAGTCGTTAAGCTAACTTAGCAGGCAAGCTTGTTTCGGAGCATGGTACATTACTACCTGGCTAAACTAGCAGCCACGTCTTTGCTTATGCAGTGGTTAGGCCCGTTTTAGACGGCTCGTTTAACAAAACGccctgtggtggtggtggtggtggtcgtgTTTTTGTTTAGTATGTAGTATACTAAGCGGGGTTGATATCCCACCATTGCTCGTCTTAATGTACCTATTCTGTCACACTGGCTCTCCATTTGTTTACGGTGCTTCAGATACATGGGCCAGACATGGCCGTCGAACAGACCAGGTGGGTCGGGAACCGTGTATGTTCTTGTGCTGCGGAGACACAATCAGAACCGTATTAAAAGATTGCCGTAAGCGCGACCGTTCTGACGATGGCGAGGGAGTCCGCTACCTTCTCCTCGTCTTGCACTCCTCATAAGGAAGTGAAATGTAGAAGCACCTGTCGTACACGTCGATGAGAGGCCTGCAGAGGGACGAGATCCTGTTAGGATGAGCTTTTGAGCTCTGGAGGTTCCCAGTGACGAGTCATGGAGAGGGTGACCTACTTGTAGTTGTAGATGAGGAAGCCCTCCACGATGAGAATATGGATCCCTTTTTGGTCCGAGTCGCATTCCGCGGCTTCGGGTGACAGGCTGACGCCATGGGAGCGGGCAAATTTGACCGGGTTCTCCTGCCAGCCTTTCACTGTGCCGACCATGGCCTCCATGTCCAGAGCCGAGATGACTGATGGAGGGGTCAGAGGGGGGGGAAAGAGAAGCAAAAGCCCGTTTCACCACATTGGGTCACATCAATGTGCTGTTAATACACATTAGTCACTGTTAGTGAATGTTTGTGGCATTCACACGGAATAGCGTGTGAATGTCTCATTTTTAGGTTTAGGATTGGATAGAAGGCAAATGTGGAGGAAAGAAAAAGTACATTGACTGCATTTGCTTTTCCTACGCAAAAATCCATTCTTACCATCCCACTGTCTAAAGCCGTCCTCCCCGACTTCTATTTGATCGGGTTTCTGAAATAACAGTCACCAGTAAAACATTGCTGCAGCTTAGTAACCCGCCGCAGCTGATTGCACCTGGACAGTGCAAGCCAAGGACCCGCCTCCACCCAAAGCGGCGCACAATCTTGGATTCATACGTGATATATTCCGGATCACGCTCACTTTCTAGAGTGGGCGCGCTCGCTAAAAGTCGAACGGGACGAGAACATTTGGGGCCGGGGGTGGGGTGTGGCAGTTTCATCCAGCAGATCTTGCTTAGAAGGTGTCATAGCAGAAGGAGGGTGACATGAAAATATTTGGGAGGCTTAATTTAGCGGATTCCAATTGATGAGATGTTTCACAAACTAAAGCAACAgacacaaatattttgcttcCAGGAGCCTACAGACCACCTCTTTGGAGGATCTTACGGACCAGAAATCTCAGAGGACGGCCGCAAAAACATAATTGGAAGATTCCTCCAACTCAAAGAAGAACGAGGCCAAAATACATTTGGAGTGTTCATCTGCCAAACGGCCCGGATAACTCGCAGCCGATCGATGGCGGCTCCAAAACGTTTCTTTGGACTTTTAAGAGGGAACGCCCCGTCCTTGATGATTGGCTGTCCAGGAGAGTCACAATCAGCCACTTGTGTTACTAGGCTGCGGCCATGACGGGACAGAATTTGTTCAGCCTTGCGTCCTCAAGTGCAATCGTGGTGGCGTACCTTCGTCGCCATCCAGGCTTACCTTGAAAAAGTCATCCTGGTGCACCACGCAGCAGTTGGGCAACGTCCTGAGCAGTCCGTTAGTCAGGGTGGTCTTGCCACCGTTGGTCACTCTGCGCAAGGGACCAAATTGAGCCCTGATGTCCAGAACTATCGATCACACAGACGGCGGACACTCACCCTCCAATGCCAATGATGAATTTCATGTTGGTCGCCTTTGTTTGGAATTCAGTAATGAAAAGACGGGGAAGCCGGCTCCACTAAAGCTCTCCGTCAACGCCTTCTCCGCCCCTCAGCCGTCCGTTCCCCCTCTTTTACTACTTCATTGATAGGCAATCTCCACGCGGGCTATTTAAAGGACGCCGGCCGCCCGCAGCACCAATCGGATCGCTTTTCCTGGAGGAGGACGGCTCTCATTTGCATACAggcccaaaaatgttttcacctgctatgggtgtgggggggggggggtggaggaatGTGACGCCTCAGAAGCTTCTTAAAACAAAGCTTTAATGCCAAGCTGCCAGCATGGACAAGATTTTTCAGAAGTAGTCCAAAAGGGAAACTGTTCATGTCAATCAAAAGAGTTTGGGAGTTTTCAAGggggggcaaaacaaaaaataaataaataaaacagtggTGCTAAATTGAGCTCACTCGGCATGACACATATTTCTGATGCAACCGGCCGCCTTTTGTGGCAGCAAGCCATGTGACTAACAGCCTGAGGGAGTCGTGCCGTGCTCTAAggtgtcgtttaaaaaaaaaaaatctcctccaCCTCAAGGAGTGTTACAATCTGCGCGCATcacatgtttgttgtgtttatggCTGGAAATGATATGGATCTCTTATCCCATTCACGTGTATTTGTCAAGTCGGTGAACTTTGCTTCGGCTGTTGCGGGGCACGTGATTGCCACGATAAAAGTGGCAAACATAGACGGACAGACGGGAATTATTATCGTCGGCAATATGTACCGTACTCACATGTAGATGTACGCCAGAGACAAATTGGTCTtttacacaattaaaaaaaaaatgcaagtgtttgtttttatgtttttgtccagTAGCGAGATTTTTGTACCCTTGCATCCAAGGTTGAGTCCAATTCCGTAACCCGGGTCGTCGCGCCGCTTAGTCGGAAAACATCCCAAAAAGCATCAATAATGCATGTAAATGTGGCTACATTGTGCCAATGCTGACAAGAAACAATGTGCAAATAAGGAAGTTGGAAGGTGTCCCAAAGAGTCTCTCTGTCACGTGACTGTCAGGGTTAATAACAACCAGTGTCCGGAATATGAGTATGATTTAGAACTTTAAGGAGGAAGTGTCAAAATCCAAAGAGCGGGAAGTGTCAAAAGCGTGCTGGGAACATCAGGCAAAGATGGATTCGGGAAGTCAATGTTCACCCGCAGCAAGACAAGATTGTTTATTCTTCCGATAgttcccttttttaaaatatcacaaACAACAAGTAAGACTTTTTATCATTTTCATCGGGCAAAAATGATGCAGTCGTGACAGCAAACGGATATCTACAAGGCTGCCACCTCTGCATCGTCCGCAGTGGCCCCCGAAACGACATCATTGCACATGAATCAACCACATTGGGCTCATAAGAACAAAATATGTAAgacacgtttttctttttttgctttaaaaaaaaaaccccagatgtATACCTCTAGACATTCCCTTCATGCAAACGAAGAGAGTTAAAGCTTTTTCAGTCCGAGCTTGTGTGAAGCTTGTCCATCATGTTGTTGATAGGATGGGAGAAACGCACATTTGGCGTCCAGTCAGGCCGTCTCTCATTTTCACCATCCAAAGAGCTGCGaggcaaaaacacacaaagtgtcTTTCCACATTTACGCTGCAGGACTACAACTTTGCTTAAAATATCATCACACAATTCCCATCGATGAGTGTTGGTTCCCTCAAGAAATGATTGAACGACGATCCCCAAAAGCCGACTTTGAGATAGGATGAGATGAAATGTTGCCTTCATGAGTGAAAGTATGTCAATGCTTCTTCCTGGGCTTGAACCCCGCCGAGCATTCCCAGACCAGCTGAAGGCTTATGCCGTCTGGCCTAAGGAGCACGATCGACTTGGCGGGACGAGCGCGGCGCAGATTTCCTCCGATTTCACGAGATCATATGCGACGCAGATCAATTTGCCTGCTTTGGGGGTGGCCCAGGGGCTCGCTGTTAAAAATAGAACCTATCCGACGCGTACAGAACTTCAAGAGATTAGCAGCTGCGCTTTATGTAACGCCAGCGTCCTCAGGGAAGATGAGGTGCGAGGAttggctgacacacacacacacacacacacacagagccagAATGTGACTGAGCACATctaaagccaaagaaaaagcaaccaAACTAATCGCTACTTCTTGGCTACCGATTCATGGAGAAGCCTAGCCACTTTGAACAAGAGTGGTCCaactccatttttgtcattttgaaggacatttatttgatttttttatatctgGAATGACTTTGTATCTTGGTGACTGATGTGTAAAATCATGTATCCAAAAGTGTGAATTATTTCCATAAGTGTTTTTCGcagattttgggtttttttatggAATAAATAAGTCAAATACTGTAATAAAACTTGTTCAATAATAGTAAGAATGGATAATGACTAATTTAATAATACTGTACCTAATCTACAATAAGaacttggatttttttggaCCATCTGAGGGGCAGGCCTTTTTTCTGTTGGTTTCGTGACTTATTAAAAATGACCAATTGGAGTTGGCCCACTCTAGTTCTCAGTGTCTTTTTTCCGAAGAGGGCTCCACGCTACACGCATATCGTTTTGTGAAGTCACACGCATtatgcaatacatttttttcgccATGTCACGATAAACACCATCTGCCAAGTCGCAGTAttcttgagtttgtttttttttaatcttcgtTTGCCATCTTAGCTTAGCAACCCCGAGTCAAATGGCAGAGACATTCCAAGTAAGAGCTCAGCGTGAGCGTGACTTGTCAAAGTGCAAAGCTTGGCGCCGCAGCTCACTGTACATTCCCCGTCACAGCTGCTCTATTTCACCCGCTGCAGTGACGTCGGATCTCGGGGCTAATGAGCCAAGAGCTCGCCTTTCACCACATTCCTACCCCCGCCCGACCTGACACTTTTTATGGCAGCGATTCGCAAAGTGTAATAAACGGCTCCGGTATCGCGAGTGGAATTCAAACACAAATCAAATGGATGGCATTTTGATCTTGAAGTACATTCACGCAGACTAGAATAAAGCTTCTATCCTACAGCCTTTAAGCTTAAAATTTCATACAGGTTTTAAGAACTTCTATTAGGTCAACATTTAATACGTGAGAATTCATTACAGGTTGTGTATCATCCAAAATGCTAACACGCAACGCAAAATGCCAGAGATGGTGCAACAAAATTAGCAAAAAATTGGCAGTACAGCATTGGacattttttggaggcggtccaCGGTGGGAAAAGTTGAAGAAGCACGGCCGCCTCGATGGCTATCGCGTCAGGCCAACGCTTACCTTTGAACGTCAGACGTCGCGGCCGATCTCGTCCGTCGTTGGCTTCGGCCTggaaggagggaggaaaaaaagatttcggAGTCGGTAGGACCACGATGCTTATTCATCATCCGTTTGTGGCTCAAAATGCCAGCGGCAGAAAACCGTCACGGTAGCGGCAATCATATTTGAGTCGTTTTAACAATAACGGTCATTGAAGCAGAAATGGAGTTCATGTCATGATTTCCCTCCGCTCCCGTAGAAAATAACAAAAGTAgaattcattttgtttccttgGTAACCACAGTTGGACTGACGGGTCGAAATTTGTGAGTGGGCGTGGGCATTGCAGTGCAGAATGAGGTCACCTTTCTTTGGGCGGTGGCGAGTTGGCAATCTGCCGGTCTTGCTCCAGTCTgcgcacaaacaaacacccgaTAATTATGCGAagcgcaaaaataaagaaatgaatcaTGAAAAATTAGTACTGATGTCTTGAAGACGGCGACATGTTTTGTCGACTCTTATTTCTTTGTTGACAATGTGGGGAAGACAATTCTCACAttagcaaaatgtaaaaaaatattccctTTCATTTCCTAATTtgagttcacccccccccccttttttacaGAAAACAGAAATTTTCCACCTCAGAATACGTTGCATTTTTTCATCCCTTCTATCTTCTAATCAAATGATACTTATTGGAAGGTGACGGCATCGCGGCACCAACGCTCACCTGGCTTTGATCTTCTCGTCATCGTAGCTGAAAAGAACACATCAGCATTGAGGGAGGCTCTTGTGGATTTTAATTGATGTGTCGCACACTGGTGCCATGGcatgggaggggaggggaggctACTCACTGCAGCACGCACTCGGGAACCTGCACGTGCTCCATGGGGATAAGCACGCTCAGCTCGTCCAGCGTGTGCACGTAGCGGATCTTATCCAGGAACTTCATGCTGCAGCGCGGAAGTTAAGCATGCAAAGAAAATGCCATCAATGATTCTAATTATTTTTGGGGAAACTGATGAATATTTTTTGAACATTTCAAACCCTGTCACATGTTATtctccaaatattttcttttttttctcccccccttcAGGATCCTCAAAATTCACATTTCCCAAACTGGATCCGTTATATGATGAACACAATAAGAGAAAAACATGCTTATCCTTTCACTTAGAAAAGGTCGCCGACCTGATGAAAGGTCTGGAGATGGCCAGGATGGTCCGGATGAACCATGTCGGGTGAACAATGATGAGACACTTCAGATTCTTCCTCAATCTGCAatgacgattaaaaaaaaaaaaaaaagcgtagcGCGTCGTCATTTCCCCATTTGATGAGCACTGAATCCAAAGACTCTTACTTCCTGTCGATCATTTGGTAGCATCTCTTGAGCCAGCCAATGCCGGGCATCTTCCTACGCGGCGTGGCTCCGTTCAGGTAGATGATCATGTAGTCGTCGGCCACCAGCAGCTCCAGGCTGCTCACCACGTACCtaaaacacaaacaccatcGAGTGAACCGAAATGGAGCACAAGCGGCGCATGCTTCCACAAGTACG
It includes:
- the LOC127616064 gene encoding nicotinamide riboside kinase 2-like isoform X1, with protein sequence MKFIIGIGGVTNGGKTTLTNGLLRTLPNCCVVHQDDFFKKPDQIEVGEDGFRQWDVISALDMEAMVGTVKGWQENPVKFARSHGVSLSPEAAECDSDQKGIHILIVEGFLIYNYKPLIDVYDRCFYISLPYEECKTRRSTRTYTVPDPPGLFDGHVWPMYLKHRKQMESQCDRIEYLDGMMSKDDIYSVVFESIQNTLLNNS
- the LOC127616064 gene encoding nicotinamide riboside kinase 2-like isoform X2; its protein translation is MEAMVGTVKGWQENPVKFARSHGVSLSPEAAECDSDQKGIHILIVEGFLIYNYKPLIDVYDRCFYISLPYEECKTRRSTRTYTVPDPPGLFDGHVWPMYLKHRKQMESQCDRIEYLDGMMSKDDIYSVVFESIQNTLLNNS